The Euphorbia lathyris chromosome 8, ddEupLath1.1, whole genome shotgun sequence genome has a window encoding:
- the LOC136202402 gene encoding uncharacterized protein isoform X4, translating into MMRGCLCHFTVKRLYTRPLLALIIYNQRKHVDKTGAPCHGVLDLDAVGTRAMYAPRISEELRQKIISMLHVGISLDNIVQHHSEVVQGHGGPHSRDDFLTRNDVRNMERVVRNSSHKLHANDDCSVKMWVQRHQKYVFFFQDTSGADPFILGIQTDWQLQLILRYGNNGSIASHSTFGLKKLKYPLYTLLVFDSSRKAIPVAWVITSSFVSQDIHKWFDSLAEKIRTKDPKWRPSTFLIDDPSLDISVISIMHICREAFHCRVLLCTWTLRRSWIRSLLKKCCNMDVQREMFKHLGCILYSTRSGPNAIDAIEEFMQVYVDQSIFIDYFKRRWLPSIELWVNGTRSLPVTGVEPLAAIESYHIWLKSKIFAEQHANLWTRIDWLIHILTTKFHSLYWLDQYSIETGYFANLRDESFLTNSWYEALHISDVDVMLDEQNLQYAKVISQTDRSLAYTIWNPGTEFSLCDCPCSRLGNLCKHVVKVSILCKNRQVARPLLATQVYRQTLLTLLQNPPDDPLVLEHAILHAARLQQDIKGLEDLSNDGLLQPLPPKVNPHIGDNVLFSTFSLIKRLKR; encoded by the exons ATGATGAGAGGATGCCTTTGCCATTTTACTGTCAAACGCTTGTATACCCGTCCCCTCCTTGCTCTcattatatataatcaaagaaaacATGTCGATAAAACAGGGGCCCCATGCCATGGGGTACTTGATCTGGATGCTGTAGGAACAAGAGCTATGTATGCTCCTCGGATTTCAGAAGAGTTGCGCCAGAAAATAATTTCAATGCTTCATGTTGGCATATCTTTGGATAATATAGTACAGCATCACTCAGAAGTGGTTCAGGGGCATGGTGGCCCCCACAGTCGTGATGATTTTCTCACTAGGAATGATGTCCGTAACATGGAGAGGGTTGTTCGTAATTCTTCTCACAAATTGCATGCAAATGATGATTGCAGTGTAAAAATGTGGGTGCAGCGTCATCAGAAGTATGTGTTCTTCTTTCAGGATACTTCTGGCGCAGATCCATTTATTCTGGGGATACAGACAGATTGGCAGTTGCAGCTGATACTTCGTTATGGAAATAATGGTTCTATAGCTTCTCATTCAACATTTGGCTTGAAGAAACTTAAG TATCCTTTGTATACTTTACTCGTTTTTGATTCATCTCGAAAAGCAATTCCTGTGGCTTGGGTCATTACCTCATCATTTGTTAGTCAAGATATCCACAAATGGTTTGATTCTTTAGCTGAAAAGATCCGAACTAAGGATCCCAAATGGAGGCCAAGCACCTTTCTCATAGATGATCCCTCACTTGACATTTCTGTCATAAG CATCATGCATATTTGCAGAGAGGCTTTCCATTGTCGCGTGCTATTATGTACCTGGACACTTCGTCGTTCTTGGATAAGAAGCCTTCTAAAGAAATGCTGCAACATGGACGTGCAGAGAGAGATGTTTAAGCACTTGGGCTGTATTTTGTATTCCACCAGAAGTGGTCCAAATGCAATAGATGCAATCGAAGAGTTCATGCAAGTATATGTTGACCAAAGTATCTTTATAGATTATTTCAAGAGGAGGTGGTTACCATCTATAG AGTTGTGGGTTAATGGCACAAGGTCTCTCCCTGTGACTGGTGTGGAGCCCCTGGCTGCAATTGAATCCTATCACATTTGGTTAAAATCCAAGATTTTTGCTGAGCAACATGCTAATTTATGGACAAGAATTGACTGGTTGATCCACATTTTGACGACTAAATTTCACTCCTTGTACTGGTTAGACCAATACAGTATAGAAACTGGGTATTTTGCAAATTTAAGGGATGAGTCTTTCTTAACTAATTCTTGGTACGAGGCTCTGCACATTTCTGATGTTGATGTGATGTTGGATGAGCAAAATCTTCAATATGCAAAAGTCATTTCACAAACTGACAGAAGTCTGGCATACACAATTTGGAATCCTGGTACAGAATTCTCTCTGTGTGACTGCCCCTGCTCGAGGCTGGGAAATCTTTGTAAGCATGTCGTTAAGGTGTCAATCTTATGTAAAAATCGGCAGGTTGCAAGGCCATTGTTGGCTACTCAAGTCTATCGGCAGACCTTGCTTACCCTTTTGCAGAATCCTCCAGATGATCCTCTAGTTCTTGAGCATGCAATTTTGCATGCAGCCCGCTTGCAACAGGATATCAAAGGCTTGGAAGACTTGTCTAATGATGGGTTGCTCCAACCTTTACCTCCTAAAGTGAACCCTCATATAGGAGATAATGTACTTTTTTCCACGTTTTCTTTGATTAAGCGATTGAAAAGGTGA
- the LOC136202402 gene encoding uncharacterized protein isoform X1, with the protein MNQRVYPKLQMPRMDDILNLPVQDPPCAELSAAHIKWVKVEGGRQGGDDIALIPFSRVEAFVNGESSNAECPASFRIESRRKRSEGSISKPRVDGYLEYTLYWCSYGPEDYRDADSATTDGSNVKPATGKGSRPGRRHMMRGCLCHFTVKRLYTRPLLALIIYNQRKHVDKTGAPCHGVLDLDAVGTRAMYAPRISEELRQKIISMLHVGISLDNIVQHHSEVVQGHGGPHSRDDFLTRNDVRNMERVVRNSSHKLHANDDCSVKMWVQRHQKYVFFFQDTSGADPFILGIQTDWQLQLILRYGNNGSIASHSTFGLKKLKYPLYTLLVFDSSRKAIPVAWVITSSFVSQDIHKWFDSLAEKIRTKDPKWRPSTFLIDDPSLDISVISIMHICREAFHCRVLLCTWTLRRSWIRSLLKKCCNMDVQREMFKHLGCILYSTRSGPNAIDAIEEFMQVYVDQSIFIDYFKRRWLPSIELWVNGTRSLPVTGVEPLAAIESYHIWLKSKIFAEQHANLWTRIDWLIHILTTKFHSLYWLDQYSIETGYFANLRDESFLTNSWYEALHISDVDVMLDEQNLQYAKVISQTDRSLAYTIWNPGTEFSLCDCPCSRLGNLCKHVVKVSILCKNRQVARPLLATQVYRQTLLTLLQNPPDDPLVLEHAILHAARLQQDIKGLEDLSNDGLLQPLPPKVNPHIGDNVLFSTFSLIKRLKR; encoded by the exons ATGAATCAAAg AGTTTATCCTAAACTCCAGATGCCAAGAATGGATGACATCCTTAATCTACCAGTGCAAGATCCTCCTTGTGCTGAGTTATCTGCTGCTCATATAAAGTGGGTAAAAGTGGAAGGTGGACGCCAAGGTGGTGATGATATTGCTCTTATACCATTTTCTAGAGTAGAAGCTTTTGTCAACGGAGAATCTTCAAATGCAGAATGCCCTGCTAGCTTCCGCATTGAGTCAAGAAGGAAGAGATCTGAAGGAAGCATTAGCAAACCAAGGGTTGATGGCTATCTTGAATATACATT ATATTGGTGTTCATATGGTCCTGAAGACTACCGAGATGCTGACTCTGCTACGACCGATGGCTCTAATGTCAAACCTGCAACTGGGAAGGGGAGCAGGCCTGGAAGACGCCATATGATGAGAGGATGCCTTTGCCATTTTACTGTCAAACGCTTGTATACCCGTCCCCTCCTTGCTCTcattatatataatcaaagaaaacATGTCGATAAAACAGGGGCCCCATGCCATGGGGTACTTGATCTGGATGCTGTAGGAACAAGAGCTATGTATGCTCCTCGGATTTCAGAAGAGTTGCGCCAGAAAATAATTTCAATGCTTCATGTTGGCATATCTTTGGATAATATAGTACAGCATCACTCAGAAGTGGTTCAGGGGCATGGTGGCCCCCACAGTCGTGATGATTTTCTCACTAGGAATGATGTCCGTAACATGGAGAGGGTTGTTCGTAATTCTTCTCACAAATTGCATGCAAATGATGATTGCAGTGTAAAAATGTGGGTGCAGCGTCATCAGAAGTATGTGTTCTTCTTTCAGGATACTTCTGGCGCAGATCCATTTATTCTGGGGATACAGACAGATTGGCAGTTGCAGCTGATACTTCGTTATGGAAATAATGGTTCTATAGCTTCTCATTCAACATTTGGCTTGAAGAAACTTAAG TATCCTTTGTATACTTTACTCGTTTTTGATTCATCTCGAAAAGCAATTCCTGTGGCTTGGGTCATTACCTCATCATTTGTTAGTCAAGATATCCACAAATGGTTTGATTCTTTAGCTGAAAAGATCCGAACTAAGGATCCCAAATGGAGGCCAAGCACCTTTCTCATAGATGATCCCTCACTTGACATTTCTGTCATAAG CATCATGCATATTTGCAGAGAGGCTTTCCATTGTCGCGTGCTATTATGTACCTGGACACTTCGTCGTTCTTGGATAAGAAGCCTTCTAAAGAAATGCTGCAACATGGACGTGCAGAGAGAGATGTTTAAGCACTTGGGCTGTATTTTGTATTCCACCAGAAGTGGTCCAAATGCAATAGATGCAATCGAAGAGTTCATGCAAGTATATGTTGACCAAAGTATCTTTATAGATTATTTCAAGAGGAGGTGGTTACCATCTATAG AGTTGTGGGTTAATGGCACAAGGTCTCTCCCTGTGACTGGTGTGGAGCCCCTGGCTGCAATTGAATCCTATCACATTTGGTTAAAATCCAAGATTTTTGCTGAGCAACATGCTAATTTATGGACAAGAATTGACTGGTTGATCCACATTTTGACGACTAAATTTCACTCCTTGTACTGGTTAGACCAATACAGTATAGAAACTGGGTATTTTGCAAATTTAAGGGATGAGTCTTTCTTAACTAATTCTTGGTACGAGGCTCTGCACATTTCTGATGTTGATGTGATGTTGGATGAGCAAAATCTTCAATATGCAAAAGTCATTTCACAAACTGACAGAAGTCTGGCATACACAATTTGGAATCCTGGTACAGAATTCTCTCTGTGTGACTGCCCCTGCTCGAGGCTGGGAAATCTTTGTAAGCATGTCGTTAAGGTGTCAATCTTATGTAAAAATCGGCAGGTTGCAAGGCCATTGTTGGCTACTCAAGTCTATCGGCAGACCTTGCTTACCCTTTTGCAGAATCCTCCAGATGATCCTCTAGTTCTTGAGCATGCAATTTTGCATGCAGCCCGCTTGCAACAGGATATCAAAGGCTTGGAAGACTTGTCTAATGATGGGTTGCTCCAACCTTTACCTCCTAAAGTGAACCCTCATATAGGAGATAATGTACTTTTTTCCACGTTTTCTTTGATTAAGCGATTGAAAAGGTGA
- the LOC136202402 gene encoding uncharacterized protein isoform X2: protein MKGHESKMPRMDDILNLPVQDPPCAELSAAHIKWVKVEGGRQGGDDIALIPFSRVEAFVNGESSNAECPASFRIESRRKRSEGSISKPRVDGYLEYTLYWCSYGPEDYRDADSATTDGSNVKPATGKGSRPGRRHMMRGCLCHFTVKRLYTRPLLALIIYNQRKHVDKTGAPCHGVLDLDAVGTRAMYAPRISEELRQKIISMLHVGISLDNIVQHHSEVVQGHGGPHSRDDFLTRNDVRNMERVVRNSSHKLHANDDCSVKMWVQRHQKYVFFFQDTSGADPFILGIQTDWQLQLILRYGNNGSIASHSTFGLKKLKYPLYTLLVFDSSRKAIPVAWVITSSFVSQDIHKWFDSLAEKIRTKDPKWRPSTFLIDDPSLDISVISIMHICREAFHCRVLLCTWTLRRSWIRSLLKKCCNMDVQREMFKHLGCILYSTRSGPNAIDAIEEFMQVYVDQSIFIDYFKRRWLPSIELWVNGTRSLPVTGVEPLAAIESYHIWLKSKIFAEQHANLWTRIDWLIHILTTKFHSLYWLDQYSIETGYFANLRDESFLTNSWYEALHISDVDVMLDEQNLQYAKVISQTDRSLAYTIWNPGTEFSLCDCPCSRLGNLCKHVVKVSILCKNRQVARPLLATQVYRQTLLTLLQNPPDDPLVLEHAILHAARLQQDIKGLEDLSNDGLLQPLPPKVNPHIGDNVLFSTFSLIKRLKR from the exons ATGAAGGGCCATGAATCAAAg ATGCCAAGAATGGATGACATCCTTAATCTACCAGTGCAAGATCCTCCTTGTGCTGAGTTATCTGCTGCTCATATAAAGTGGGTAAAAGTGGAAGGTGGACGCCAAGGTGGTGATGATATTGCTCTTATACCATTTTCTAGAGTAGAAGCTTTTGTCAACGGAGAATCTTCAAATGCAGAATGCCCTGCTAGCTTCCGCATTGAGTCAAGAAGGAAGAGATCTGAAGGAAGCATTAGCAAACCAAGGGTTGATGGCTATCTTGAATATACATT ATATTGGTGTTCATATGGTCCTGAAGACTACCGAGATGCTGACTCTGCTACGACCGATGGCTCTAATGTCAAACCTGCAACTGGGAAGGGGAGCAGGCCTGGAAGACGCCATATGATGAGAGGATGCCTTTGCCATTTTACTGTCAAACGCTTGTATACCCGTCCCCTCCTTGCTCTcattatatataatcaaagaaaacATGTCGATAAAACAGGGGCCCCATGCCATGGGGTACTTGATCTGGATGCTGTAGGAACAAGAGCTATGTATGCTCCTCGGATTTCAGAAGAGTTGCGCCAGAAAATAATTTCAATGCTTCATGTTGGCATATCTTTGGATAATATAGTACAGCATCACTCAGAAGTGGTTCAGGGGCATGGTGGCCCCCACAGTCGTGATGATTTTCTCACTAGGAATGATGTCCGTAACATGGAGAGGGTTGTTCGTAATTCTTCTCACAAATTGCATGCAAATGATGATTGCAGTGTAAAAATGTGGGTGCAGCGTCATCAGAAGTATGTGTTCTTCTTTCAGGATACTTCTGGCGCAGATCCATTTATTCTGGGGATACAGACAGATTGGCAGTTGCAGCTGATACTTCGTTATGGAAATAATGGTTCTATAGCTTCTCATTCAACATTTGGCTTGAAGAAACTTAAG TATCCTTTGTATACTTTACTCGTTTTTGATTCATCTCGAAAAGCAATTCCTGTGGCTTGGGTCATTACCTCATCATTTGTTAGTCAAGATATCCACAAATGGTTTGATTCTTTAGCTGAAAAGATCCGAACTAAGGATCCCAAATGGAGGCCAAGCACCTTTCTCATAGATGATCCCTCACTTGACATTTCTGTCATAAG CATCATGCATATTTGCAGAGAGGCTTTCCATTGTCGCGTGCTATTATGTACCTGGACACTTCGTCGTTCTTGGATAAGAAGCCTTCTAAAGAAATGCTGCAACATGGACGTGCAGAGAGAGATGTTTAAGCACTTGGGCTGTATTTTGTATTCCACCAGAAGTGGTCCAAATGCAATAGATGCAATCGAAGAGTTCATGCAAGTATATGTTGACCAAAGTATCTTTATAGATTATTTCAAGAGGAGGTGGTTACCATCTATAG AGTTGTGGGTTAATGGCACAAGGTCTCTCCCTGTGACTGGTGTGGAGCCCCTGGCTGCAATTGAATCCTATCACATTTGGTTAAAATCCAAGATTTTTGCTGAGCAACATGCTAATTTATGGACAAGAATTGACTGGTTGATCCACATTTTGACGACTAAATTTCACTCCTTGTACTGGTTAGACCAATACAGTATAGAAACTGGGTATTTTGCAAATTTAAGGGATGAGTCTTTCTTAACTAATTCTTGGTACGAGGCTCTGCACATTTCTGATGTTGATGTGATGTTGGATGAGCAAAATCTTCAATATGCAAAAGTCATTTCACAAACTGACAGAAGTCTGGCATACACAATTTGGAATCCTGGTACAGAATTCTCTCTGTGTGACTGCCCCTGCTCGAGGCTGGGAAATCTTTGTAAGCATGTCGTTAAGGTGTCAATCTTATGTAAAAATCGGCAGGTTGCAAGGCCATTGTTGGCTACTCAAGTCTATCGGCAGACCTTGCTTACCCTTTTGCAGAATCCTCCAGATGATCCTCTAGTTCTTGAGCATGCAATTTTGCATGCAGCCCGCTTGCAACAGGATATCAAAGGCTTGGAAGACTTGTCTAATGATGGGTTGCTCCAACCTTTACCTCCTAAAGTGAACCCTCATATAGGAGATAATGTACTTTTTTCCACGTTTTCTTTGATTAAGCGATTGAAAAGGTGA
- the LOC136202402 gene encoding uncharacterized protein isoform X3 produces the protein MNQRVYPKLQMPRMDDILNLPVQDPPCAELSAAHIKWVKVEGGRQGGDDIALIPFSRVEAFVNGESSNAECPASFRIESRRKRSEGSISKPRVDGYLEYTLYWCSYGPEDYRDADSATTDGSNVKPATGKGSRPGRRHMMRGCLCHFTVKRLYTRPLLALIIYNQRKHVDKTGAPCHGVLDLDAVGTRAMYAPRISEELRQKIISMLHVGISLDNIVQHHSEVVQGHGGPHSRDDFLTRNDVRNMERVVRNSSHKLHANDDCSVKMWVQRHQKYVFFFQDTSGADPFILGIQTDWQLQLILRYGNNGSIASHSTFGLKKLKYPLYTLLVFDSSRKAIPVAWVITSSFVSQDIHKWFDSLAEKIRTKDPKWRPSTFLIDDPSLDISVIREAFHCRVLLCTWTLRRSWIRSLLKKCCNMDVQREMFKHLGCILYSTRSGPNAIDAIEEFMQVYVDQSIFIDYFKRRWLPSIELWVNGTRSLPVTGVEPLAAIESYHIWLKSKIFAEQHANLWTRIDWLIHILTTKFHSLYWLDQYSIETGYFANLRDESFLTNSWYEALHISDVDVMLDEQNLQYAKVISQTDRSLAYTIWNPGTEFSLCDCPCSRLGNLCKHVVKVSILCKNRQVARPLLATQVYRQTLLTLLQNPPDDPLVLEHAILHAARLQQDIKGLEDLSNDGLLQPLPPKVNPHIGDNVLFSTFSLIKRLKR, from the exons ATGAATCAAAg AGTTTATCCTAAACTCCAGATGCCAAGAATGGATGACATCCTTAATCTACCAGTGCAAGATCCTCCTTGTGCTGAGTTATCTGCTGCTCATATAAAGTGGGTAAAAGTGGAAGGTGGACGCCAAGGTGGTGATGATATTGCTCTTATACCATTTTCTAGAGTAGAAGCTTTTGTCAACGGAGAATCTTCAAATGCAGAATGCCCTGCTAGCTTCCGCATTGAGTCAAGAAGGAAGAGATCTGAAGGAAGCATTAGCAAACCAAGGGTTGATGGCTATCTTGAATATACATT ATATTGGTGTTCATATGGTCCTGAAGACTACCGAGATGCTGACTCTGCTACGACCGATGGCTCTAATGTCAAACCTGCAACTGGGAAGGGGAGCAGGCCTGGAAGACGCCATATGATGAGAGGATGCCTTTGCCATTTTACTGTCAAACGCTTGTATACCCGTCCCCTCCTTGCTCTcattatatataatcaaagaaaacATGTCGATAAAACAGGGGCCCCATGCCATGGGGTACTTGATCTGGATGCTGTAGGAACAAGAGCTATGTATGCTCCTCGGATTTCAGAAGAGTTGCGCCAGAAAATAATTTCAATGCTTCATGTTGGCATATCTTTGGATAATATAGTACAGCATCACTCAGAAGTGGTTCAGGGGCATGGTGGCCCCCACAGTCGTGATGATTTTCTCACTAGGAATGATGTCCGTAACATGGAGAGGGTTGTTCGTAATTCTTCTCACAAATTGCATGCAAATGATGATTGCAGTGTAAAAATGTGGGTGCAGCGTCATCAGAAGTATGTGTTCTTCTTTCAGGATACTTCTGGCGCAGATCCATTTATTCTGGGGATACAGACAGATTGGCAGTTGCAGCTGATACTTCGTTATGGAAATAATGGTTCTATAGCTTCTCATTCAACATTTGGCTTGAAGAAACTTAAG TATCCTTTGTATACTTTACTCGTTTTTGATTCATCTCGAAAAGCAATTCCTGTGGCTTGGGTCATTACCTCATCATTTGTTAGTCAAGATATCCACAAATGGTTTGATTCTTTAGCTGAAAAGATCCGAACTAAGGATCCCAAATGGAGGCCAAGCACCTTTCTCATAGATGATCCCTCACTTGACATTTCTGTCATAAG AGAGGCTTTCCATTGTCGCGTGCTATTATGTACCTGGACACTTCGTCGTTCTTGGATAAGAAGCCTTCTAAAGAAATGCTGCAACATGGACGTGCAGAGAGAGATGTTTAAGCACTTGGGCTGTATTTTGTATTCCACCAGAAGTGGTCCAAATGCAATAGATGCAATCGAAGAGTTCATGCAAGTATATGTTGACCAAAGTATCTTTATAGATTATTTCAAGAGGAGGTGGTTACCATCTATAG AGTTGTGGGTTAATGGCACAAGGTCTCTCCCTGTGACTGGTGTGGAGCCCCTGGCTGCAATTGAATCCTATCACATTTGGTTAAAATCCAAGATTTTTGCTGAGCAACATGCTAATTTATGGACAAGAATTGACTGGTTGATCCACATTTTGACGACTAAATTTCACTCCTTGTACTGGTTAGACCAATACAGTATAGAAACTGGGTATTTTGCAAATTTAAGGGATGAGTCTTTCTTAACTAATTCTTGGTACGAGGCTCTGCACATTTCTGATGTTGATGTGATGTTGGATGAGCAAAATCTTCAATATGCAAAAGTCATTTCACAAACTGACAGAAGTCTGGCATACACAATTTGGAATCCTGGTACAGAATTCTCTCTGTGTGACTGCCCCTGCTCGAGGCTGGGAAATCTTTGTAAGCATGTCGTTAAGGTGTCAATCTTATGTAAAAATCGGCAGGTTGCAAGGCCATTGTTGGCTACTCAAGTCTATCGGCAGACCTTGCTTACCCTTTTGCAGAATCCTCCAGATGATCCTCTAGTTCTTGAGCATGCAATTTTGCATGCAGCCCGCTTGCAACAGGATATCAAAGGCTTGGAAGACTTGTCTAATGATGGGTTGCTCCAACCTTTACCTCCTAAAGTGAACCCTCATATAGGAGATAATGTACTTTTTTCCACGTTTTCTTTGATTAAGCGATTGAAAAGGTGA
- the LOC136202402 gene encoding uncharacterized protein isoform X5 → MNQRVYPKLQMPRMDDILNLPVQDPPCAELSAAHIKWVKVEGGRQGGDDIALIPFSRVEAFVNGESSNAECPASFRIESRRKRSEGSISKPRVDGYLEYTLYWCSYGPEDYRDADSATTDGSNVKPATGKGSRPGRRHMMRGCLCHFTVKRLYTRPLLALIIYNQRKHVDKTGAPCHGVLDLDAVGTRAMYAPRISEELRQKIISMLHVGISLDNIVQHHSEVVQGHGGPHSRDDFLTRNDVRNMERVVRNSSHKLHANDDCSVKMWVQRHQKYVFFFQDTSGADPFILGIQTDWQLQLILRYGNNGSIASHSTFGLKKLKYPLYTLLVFDSSRKAIPVAWVITSSFVSQDIHKWFDSLAEKIRTKDPKWRPSTFLIDDPSLDISVISIMHICREAFHCRVLLCTWTLRRSWIRSLLKKCCNMDVQREMFKHLGCILYSTRSGPNAIDAIEEFMQVYVDQSIFIDYFKRRWLPSIGVFLLCLSSSTILLFDMSCGLMAQGLSL, encoded by the exons ATGAATCAAAg AGTTTATCCTAAACTCCAGATGCCAAGAATGGATGACATCCTTAATCTACCAGTGCAAGATCCTCCTTGTGCTGAGTTATCTGCTGCTCATATAAAGTGGGTAAAAGTGGAAGGTGGACGCCAAGGTGGTGATGATATTGCTCTTATACCATTTTCTAGAGTAGAAGCTTTTGTCAACGGAGAATCTTCAAATGCAGAATGCCCTGCTAGCTTCCGCATTGAGTCAAGAAGGAAGAGATCTGAAGGAAGCATTAGCAAACCAAGGGTTGATGGCTATCTTGAATATACATT ATATTGGTGTTCATATGGTCCTGAAGACTACCGAGATGCTGACTCTGCTACGACCGATGGCTCTAATGTCAAACCTGCAACTGGGAAGGGGAGCAGGCCTGGAAGACGCCATATGATGAGAGGATGCCTTTGCCATTTTACTGTCAAACGCTTGTATACCCGTCCCCTCCTTGCTCTcattatatataatcaaagaaaacATGTCGATAAAACAGGGGCCCCATGCCATGGGGTACTTGATCTGGATGCTGTAGGAACAAGAGCTATGTATGCTCCTCGGATTTCAGAAGAGTTGCGCCAGAAAATAATTTCAATGCTTCATGTTGGCATATCTTTGGATAATATAGTACAGCATCACTCAGAAGTGGTTCAGGGGCATGGTGGCCCCCACAGTCGTGATGATTTTCTCACTAGGAATGATGTCCGTAACATGGAGAGGGTTGTTCGTAATTCTTCTCACAAATTGCATGCAAATGATGATTGCAGTGTAAAAATGTGGGTGCAGCGTCATCAGAAGTATGTGTTCTTCTTTCAGGATACTTCTGGCGCAGATCCATTTATTCTGGGGATACAGACAGATTGGCAGTTGCAGCTGATACTTCGTTATGGAAATAATGGTTCTATAGCTTCTCATTCAACATTTGGCTTGAAGAAACTTAAG TATCCTTTGTATACTTTACTCGTTTTTGATTCATCTCGAAAAGCAATTCCTGTGGCTTGGGTCATTACCTCATCATTTGTTAGTCAAGATATCCACAAATGGTTTGATTCTTTAGCTGAAAAGATCCGAACTAAGGATCCCAAATGGAGGCCAAGCACCTTTCTCATAGATGATCCCTCACTTGACATTTCTGTCATAAG CATCATGCATATTTGCAGAGAGGCTTTCCATTGTCGCGTGCTATTATGTACCTGGACACTTCGTCGTTCTTGGATAAGAAGCCTTCTAAAGAAATGCTGCAACATGGACGTGCAGAGAGAGATGTTTAAGCACTTGGGCTGTATTTTGTATTCCACCAGAAGTGGTCCAAATGCAATAGATGCAATCGAAGAGTTCATGCAAGTATATGTTGACCAAAGTATCTTTATAGATTATTTCAAGAGGAGGTGGTTACCATCTATAGGTGTGTTTCTTTTGTGCTTGTCCTCATCTACCATTTTACTCTTTGATATG AGTTGTGGGTTAATGGCACAAGGTCTCTCCCTGTGA